From Nicotiana tabacum cultivar K326 chromosome 22, ASM71507v2, whole genome shotgun sequence, one genomic window encodes:
- the LOC107760109 gene encoding uncharacterized protein LOC107760109 — MDRYQKVAKPKPKPEIPINENEIRITSQGLVRNYISYATSLLQEKRGKEIVLKAMGQAISKTVAIAEIIKRRIPRLHQDTAISSVSITDVWEPIEEGLLPVEQTRHVSMISITLSTKELNNNSPGYQAPSETEQTNYNNNYYNNNYAPRYNYQPQQQQPPPRQARAVYNAGNEDSYGRGRGRGRGRGRGWSRGGYPNNQGGYPNNQGGYTNNQGGYTNYQDGYTNYQENGGNSNWGRGGGRGGWGYRGSGYGRGRGGGGRGYGYGRGRGRMGNRPRGGSNHNQA; from the exons ATGGATAGATACCAAAAAGTAGCGAAACCGAAACCGAAACCAGAAATACCGATTAACGAGAATGAAATCCGAATCACTTCACAGGGACTTGTTAGAAATTACATCAGCTATGCCACTAGTCTTCTTCAG GAGAAGCGTGGAAAAGAGATTGTTTTGAAAGCAATGGGTCAGGCAATAAGCAAGACTGTAGCTATTGCAGAGATCATTAAG AGAAGAATTCCTCGCCTGCATCAAGACACTGCTATCAGCTCAGTAAGCATAACAGATGTATGGGAACCTATTGAAGAGGGCCTTTTGCC TGTGGAGCAGACTCGGCATGTCTCAATGATTTCAATCACCTTGTCAACGAAGGAACTGAACAACAACTCTCCAGG GTATCAAGCACCTTCTGAGACTGAGCAGACtaattataacaacaactactacaacaacaactacgccCCACGGTATAATTACCAGCCTCAACAGCAGCAACCACCACCTAGACAAGCGCGAGCAGTCTACAATGCTGGTAATGAAG ATTCATATGGTCGAGGGCGAGGCCGTGGTAGAGGGAGGGGGCGTGGTTGGAGCAGAGGTGGATATCCAAATAATCAAGGCGGATATCCAAATAATCAAGGCGGATATACAAATAATCAAGGCGGATATACAAATTATCAAGATGGTTATACAAACTATCAAG aAAATGGTGGGAACTCAAACTGGGGACGAGGTGGGGGTCGTGGTGGCTGGGGATATCGTG GCTCTGGTTATGGAAGAGGCAGGGGTGGAGGTGGCAGGGGTTATGGTTATGGTCGTGGCCGTGGACGGATGGGCAACCGTCCAAGGGGTGGTAGCAACCACAACCAGGCATAG